A segment of the Babylonia areolata isolate BAREFJ2019XMU chromosome 7, ASM4173473v1, whole genome shotgun sequence genome:
AATGTTTCAAAACAGGGAGAAGGGATACGAAACGAAATTATAATCTTTACATCCCGGCATTCAAAATGGCTGCCGTACTAAGAAGCGAGGTGAGGTGAAAGTCACGTTTGAACAACCATGAATAACTGTTGTCTAATCATCCTATGCAAGATTTATATTTATCCAGAACAACATTTTCTTACACAACATTATTTTTGCATTAACTTAGTAGAATAGTACACGTGCAAAGCTTGTTATGCCTGCATTTATGTGTCTATTTTGTGTACTTTTGATTTTATCTTGTATGTCATTTTATGTTGAGGAtgtaacgcgcacacacacacacacacacacacacacacacacacacacacaaaatgcttaTTAGCGTCGAAGGTAAAAAATtcttttctcagtgtgtgtgtgtgtctctctctctccctcactcctcactcacgcagacacacgcacacacacacacacacacacacacacacacacacacattctgtttcaAGAAACACATTTGTAATTCAGATGGTTGGCAAATTTGAAAAAGGTTAGTTCTTAGAGGCTTTttaaactgaactggggaatGGCATGATAGACTGAGAATTTGTTCTACAATACTGGGCCAAGATCGGGGAAAGAGTGTTGatattgtatgtgttgttgtttttcttcaaaggATTGTTAATACTACAGTTATGACAATATGTCATATGATTTCTTAATGTATCATTGTGAACTGTGGATTGTTGCAGTTTTCACACTTGTTGCGtttgacagcaacacaacagcctGTGTTTGTACGATGGAAGAAGAAGCCCCCAGAGTGGCGTGACCCTGCTGATCTGTCCTGGGCAGCACCACTTCTGGAGAagatgaagcagcagcagcagcagaaaagtaTGGAGCAGCCACCTGCCATGCTACACATGGTGTCCCGTGTGAGAAGTACTTATGGTCGACCTCACTGggagaaaaaaaccctgaaatcTTTGGGTCTTGATAAAGTCAAGGTATTTTGAtactgtgtgtgtaggtgtatgtgtgtgtaggtgtgtgttatTTGCATTGTTTTTTCGTTTGAATAATCACCTTGAGGATTATTTAAAAGAAAATGGTTCTTTTAAGTAAGACTTAAGTCTTTCTCCTACAGAAGATATATATACTTTCAAAATATTTCAATCTTTGATGTGTAATCAGGTAATACACTTGTATAATTTTTgttttagaaagaaagaagagattaaAAATAGAGAAAAATGTCGGACTGTTCATTTATGTGTTATGTTGAATAAAATGTATTGTGTCTTATcattatttgtcacaacagatttatctgagtgaaatttgggttgatctccccagggagaacatgtTGCTACATGCAGTGCCATCCtttatttttctgcctgcagttctgtttgtttttttgccagggacaacccctttgttgaagtgggtttttttatgtgtgcacaGTGCATGTTACACAAAGGACCTGTTTATCATCTCAGCCGActggctagcatccagaccaccattcagggTCTAGTAGAAGGGTAGAAATAACTGGCAAGTGTGGGAGTTCACcccatgcactcagattctctcccttcattGCCAATAGGTCACCACTCCACTGTTTCTGTACCTCTTTCTGTAAAACGATAAAGATAAGACCACTCTTACTGAACCTCTTTCTGTAAAATGATAAAGATAAGACACAGACTGAGTGTAAAAGTTGTTTCTTTATGGTGATAAGAAATTGAGAGGAAATTTCAAATAATTGTTTTTGAAATTTCATACAGATTTGAGTTGAAACAGTTATTTTGATAAATGTAAGAAAACAAATAAGCATGCAGTCTTATGCATGCACAACTCCTTATTAACTTCTTtagcttttctttcttctactgATATTCCTGACTTTTTTAATTCTCTTGATCAGATTCATGGTTGTCGTTTTAGTTGCTTTAATTTAGTAAGTTACATTTGTTTCTGGTCACatcagtgtttgttttgtggaTGGGAGTTGTTGGATGCAAACAGGCactcatgcttgtgtgtgtgtgtgtatgtgtgtgtgtgtgttgtctgtgtgtctgtatggttgATTTTAACAGTTATTTTCTCAGTTACTGCAGATGGTATAGGAACGAAACTAAGCAGTGTGGTAATTATGAGTTAAACCAGTTTGATCATCCACTTCTGTGTTCATTATGAATTGACAAGCAGAATCAGTGGTCAGAGTTCAGGAacatcactcgcacacacacacacacacacacacacacacacacacacacacacacacatgtaaaaaagcaattgttgcttaatcaatttaccatcatgaaataaaatcttatcttgacttgacttgacttcacacacacacacacacacacacacacaaaagcacatacacacgtgaaattgtttaaatgtgtgtgtgtggagttgtgtgtgtgtgtgtgtgtgtgtgtgtgtgtgtgtggatgtttattgTTCTTGTAGCTGTTGTAGTGTTGTTGACTGCAGCAAAAGAAATGTTTACTGTTCAAGCATACATGCTTATGTGCTCACTTTCACACTATTCTGGATCAGAGATACCCAGAAACATTCAGCAAtctcactgatacacacacacacactatactcacacaggcatgcatgcacatatacacatacacacacacacacacacacacaaacacatgtgtcacacacacagaggttagcacacacacccattcctaAAATCCGTTCTTcctgcctgcacacacaaatttataCACACACTAATCACAGGGTATGTAATGCACAGCCTGTTTTGAATTGCACATTTACACTGTTCAGTGCTTGCACTCAGATTCTGAAATAATGTACATTGGGGAATTGTCCGTGGCTCTGGCAAAAAATGGGATGTTCAACTTCAAGGCAAGGTTGGAACAAATTCGTCTTGTTTGCATCATTGTAACTGTAAGTGACAGCGGTTCATTCTAGGGATTTGTGTCAACAATCACAAGTATTGTTCTCCTTCCATCAATTTAACATCTTTTTCACTTTTGTGATATCAGATGTgtaatttgtgtgagtgtgcgtgtgtgcgtgcttgcatactcatgtatgcatgtgtgtgtacattctagAAAAAAGGGAGTATACAAAAACAGTTGTCAAAATCTTCAGTTTTTGCAGATTTATTGTGACACTTTGGAGGGACACAGTAGGAGTGTTTTGCTTCAGGGGAGGATATACACCTGGCTCTGCAACCAAATGATATTTATGGTCAGTAGGAAGCTTAATATGTGATGCTCCACAGTTGCTGAATCAGAGGATTTGCTTCTgagcaccaccaaagtgactcagcagcagtgcagtccTCCTGATGTGTGGTCTCAGTCATGGTGTCCTAACATTGACACAATAATaggtctctccctgtgtgtggcactgggactgtgacagaactAAGCTGAACTGTGTCAATAGAACCAGGCTTGTTAACTTTCTGATAACATTTTCCAAGGCAGGGGGTCTTCAGCTGTATTCATCTATTGCAGAAGTACGAACCAGTGGTGTATTAATCTGTTGCAGAAGTACGAACCGGTGGTTCATAAGAACACCCCTCAGGTCAACAAGAAGCTGGAGTCAGTGAAACATCTGGTCAAAATTGTACCTGTCACATTTCCACATGGCCTGCCATCGGATGAGTCTGATTTCCACCACTGCCTCCTGCACGCCGACGGGCAGCTGGAAGTGAAGAAGACTCTGCATCCTCTAGAAAAGTGTGTCACAGAGGGGGAAGAGGACAAAAAAAAGCTGTGGGAAATGGATGAGGAGACCGTGGAAAAAGTCACCAGGAAAGTGCTGAATGACTTCAGTCTCAGTCGCGAGTATTTCCCTGCCAAGTACGTGTACAAGTACAACCAGGACGGGAAGGAGCATCGCTACACAGGCAACCACAATATCGGAGGAGACCGGGACTGGTACTAGTGTTGTCAGTTGTGAgtggagaaggggggttgggATGGAGGGGGCTTTCATTTTACTGTAAAAGTTCATGATGTACTGGTGTGTATGAAATCACATGTAACAGAGATGCTTCATTGTGGAAGACCGAATGACTGTTTAAAGAAATCTCcagtggagtgtttgtgtgtgtgtgtgtgtgtgagtgagcgagtgtgtgtgtgtgtgtgtgtgtgtgttgtaacacaTGCAAACACTCTTTCAGCCTCATGTTTTCATTTTTACAAACACTTGCAGACGATTCTTCAGGCTcttacatttgtttttgtttttttattacacGAAAGCAATTTCTACAGCCAAAAGTTTCAAAAAATAAGCCATTTTATTCTGTCTTGCAGTTGCATTGCCATGAGACGTGTCAAAACAAACATAGTGATTCAGGTTCCTGAAAAAAAATGAGATTTTACAgtatgaggaaaatgtggaattATGCATGTCTATGAATGTAACAATATCATACTTTTCTGGTTAGGATCTTCTAAACAACTGCATATAACTGGTATTCATAGTATTTTATGATTTCAAGTAACAAACGCAAATGTCATGCAGTAACACCATTTACTCAGTCTCTGTCATATGCACTCATTCTGACACAGCATACAAGCCTTCTGCTCTGTTTTTAATGCTGCAAAGTTGTGAAAATTTCATGAAGATTGTTCTTAAGGATCAACTGAGCAGGTAACAGGTATTTTAAATTGAGCTTTTGGACAAGCAACACCCAGCCTTTTGAACGCAAGCCAGTGCTGGAAACTGCCACTGCAAATTTCTCTGCACAggattagggctgctctccctggggagagcatatGATCAGTGCAGCACCTTTCCCTTCTACTGTCAACATGTACATTTGTTTTGTTCCCTCCCTAGGGACGGCCAATCTTGTGATGAGTTCTTTCATGTGTGTAAGCTGcactcagtttcagtagctcaaggaggcgtcactgcgttcggacaaaaccatatacgctacaccacatctaccaagcagttgcctgaccagcagcgtaacccaacacgcttagtcaggccttgagaaaaagaaaaagaaaaaaaagtgaataaataatagataagcttacataaataaataataattataatacagaaaaaggtagtagtaataataataattacttaTTACTACTGCACTCAGAAACTCAGTATCAATATCTCTAGCACCTTTCTTTTTGACCCTCAGCTTTACATGGAAAGAGAACAGGGACTGGGTCCACATCAAGAGATCCCTGAATACTGCATTCTAAACCTGCAGAATGAGGGCATTGCCAGTGAAAGAGTGGCCTGAAAAGGCTAGATCTTTCACCTATGCTTGCTAAAGTCCagtatgttgtgctgtactaGTTGACTGGGGAGTGAGGGATTGCAGATATATTCCACAGGAACCAGAGGTTTTCCTCCCTTGACAGACGGTCTGGATGCTACTGTTTCAGACATGACAGCTCACACAACAGAACTGTGGCAGAACCTACATTTACGATCATCCACTTTGACGGGAAAACAAATATGCAGATCggaaaagacagggaaaaaagtGGTGCTCCTCCACTGCCATTGGACGATGCCCAAATATGAGAAATCTGTTGCAACATGTTGTAACAAAATACAGTTGTTACAATTTATATAGCTCAACACAGGAACAAATCATTGTGCCTTACAAACATTTATGATGATtgcccctttcctctcactctcaGCTCTTTAAAATTGACAAGGAATTTTATGACTACTGCTAAACAAGTTACTGTGATTGTTCAGATATTCTACTGAttgaatgataatgacaatggatTTCATTAGAAAACTCTTATTAATAAAACGCACAAGAGACtacaaatcaatcagtcaaagtGTCTACAAAATTCTCTGAAAAAAGGTATGTTGAAAttttttgttgtgtgctgtgtagtttctttttttttgaaattgaaactacacagcacacaacaaaaaatatgaaaaaaaaaagaaactagacAACACACAACTACTGCATTTCCAAACCagatgttacaaaaaaaaagtgaatctaCATTTATTAAATAACATTAACACACAGAGCTCAGTAACATGGACAATTTGTTTTCAAGATATATACTATCTTTTCAGATCTGTCCACCTCTCAGAAGCTTCAACTTTCATTTCCATTCACTAACTGTTCATAAACATACATATGTCATCTGCTTGAAATAATTGATACAaatgaagaaattaaagaaaactaCAACTGCCATATAAAATCAAGCACCcatggagagaaaagaaaacaaccaagaagTAAACTAAAAGTGAAGGGTGGTAGGCCAAAACCAATGAAATGTTATGCAAAAAAATGTTTGGtattggaaagaaaacaaaacattgacAGGTCACTGAGTTAATGGAGACTGTGGTAAGGGGGCAGGTAGTAGCATGATATGTGTAACCTGAGGAGCACTAGCTTCTTTCAATCTTGTATAATTTTTCAATTACTGAGTGTGCATTAACACACAAATCAACAAGAATATACTTTCAACATGAATGAGAGTTGTATACTCgctgtttggctttttttttctttttttttaaattgtgtcaAACAAGTACAAGCTTTTGGTAGAAGCTGAAGGGAAAGTGAAAAGCATcatgaaaattatatatatatatatgtgtgtgtatctcagatGCTACACCCACCATTATAAAGgtaaaaagacacgcacacaaaaattTCAAAAGGCGAAATATTTcatgtcactttttttcttcttctttttttttttttgtcagacaaGGAAAGGGAATGGGTATTCACCGGCTGAACAGTTACAAGTTGAAATATTTTAGTATGTAGAAACTCCTGTTGCATTATTTGGTGATGTTAAAACCTCTCAAATATCCTTTTCCATCAAAGATATTAATACTTCAGTCATCAATGTTTACAGAAGTGACTGGGGGGTGATGGGGATTGCTTTCCCCTATGATTTGACAAAATAAAACTAGAATGGATTCCAACTGTGGTTTGACAAAATATTTCATTTCTACTTCTTCCAAACAAGAATTCCATTCCACCACAATTATTCATACTTGGAATATGAGAGAAAGAAATTAGGGGAAACAATCCTCCGTGCTTATAAAGTATAATAATGTATGAATTTCACCATGAAACACCACGGCCGTTTCACAAAAATACATGACTTGGAGTATTCCGGTATACTAACAGTTTCTATGTTGTTTtggcaatgtaaaaaaaaaaaccccagaaaacttAATCTTTGTTTCATTAAGTTTTGGTTTAAAGACAGGCATTTCGGTTAACAAGCCCCTAGATCCCAGACGCAAAGTTTTCAGTAAAATTACAAATATCAGTCACTCCCAATTATGATGATTACACTTTTTTGGGTGTCTGTATTCCAAACAATGAGAGAAACATTTCCAACATACATCTCTCCTCTACATTTCTTACCACTATTGATGGTGTTTCCATCTGGAATGTAAGACACAGCCAGATAAAGAGTCAGAAAAAGTCCAGCAAAGAACACCATCCGTGCTTAAATAAAGTGACTTTCCTGGATGTTTGCTTGCTTTGTATTTCCAAGGGAAGTCTCCTACTTGTAATATCAACGACAAACTAAATCACTGATCACTTCAGACAAAAACAAGATTGAGTAAATCATGTTGCAAAGAACAGTTCTTTCAACATTTGATTTACTTTTATCCAGCTTGTTcaatttatcaattcatttattaaaaaaaaacaaaaaaaaaacatctgtttCTGGAAAAAGAAAATGTCTTCCTTAAATATAACAAAAAACATTCTTAATATAATTTAAGGGAGATGATATCCAAAACATGTAGTGCAATGACAAaatgattatattcaaataatgtaaaaaaaaaaaaaaaaaattaaaaaagggggtggggagatggggggtggggagatggggggtgggtggggggtaaaccaaagaaaaaaaaagaaggaattccTCAATCGAGTTCTGATCATCTTTATATGGGAACAAAATACTAAACTTCTCTTAAGGCAGACATAATATTTTGtattaaataaaaaaaggtaAACACAATATTGAACACAACTGTGCAACTGCAGTTAACATATTTGCAAGCATGTGTACATCATGTGCTTGCATTTCTGCATGTTTACTGTAAGAGCAGGTATGTGCGTGGGTATATGCACAAAAATGTCTGTGCTCTTGCTGCAATGTTGTATTGAAGTTGAACACCGTAAGTCATCCATATCAAATTTCCTTCCAAACAGGATaacagtatgtatgcatgtggacATATGCAAAAAATGTCTCTGTGCTCTCATTGCTAGTCTATATTGAAGCTGAACACCAACTTGGTAATTCCCTTCAAGCTGAATGAAGATAAACTGTTCACAATGTTCAAAAATGTAAAGCCAAATTATACAAAAGCACCACACAAAAAACTACTGAGTACATAGGACTAGTTCAATCACCGCATACAAGCAAATAGCCAAACTGTAGCAcacaacagggggagggggggggatatatatatatgtataatatatatatatatttttttttcttttcaaaatataGGTCTGACAGGAAAACCCCTTGTACTACAAAATCAGAAAAGCCTTCTAAAGTTCCTTCCATACACTGCCACTGTGTCTCAACTGCAATGACCAACCATACATGCTAAACTCTCCATACTTTGGAACTGATTCAACAAGTGTTTACATCAATATGTACATTGGATCTGTAAAAATACATATCATGAATGCTAAATACAGCATTCTGTTGAAAGACGTTTCACATGACAAATTTGCATGAAAGCACAGTGTGTCACGCACCCATAGTAAACCTCTGCTCCAGTGTCTTCTCTAAGATGATCCCCAAACCAGGGATTCTTACGGTCTGTAACACGGGTCAGTAAGGACAggcacaacaccccccacacctcccagaTCACTTAAGTCATCATCCATTCTGGGTCAAGATGTGTCAAGAAGCTGGGTTTGTCACACATATCTGAAAGTAATGAGGCCTTGGATTATCATTCATTTTTGTGTTGATCGATCAGAACATAAACATACTGTGTCTATTCTGCACAGATGAGATTCATTAAAGAATTTCTGTTAGAGCTTTGGATCAATCATGACATATTTCAAAATCCCCTTGTTTTGTTCCTATTTGAGCAATCGGCACACACATTTCAAAATGGAAAGATTCTGCGATATGGAAAAACAGGACAACAATCACAGAGCAAATGAACAGAAAGAACAGTGatgataaaatagaaaaaaaacaacgaaaaaaggcGACTCCATCTTCGACACTAAAATTCCCAATTCTGTCTTAGGAACATGTATGGAAGACAAGAATACAGCTACCTCCAGGGAACATATCTCACTTGGACCTGACTGCTTCAAACATACTTCTGTCAAGCATTTTGAAGAGAGGCTGTTGCTGgcttttgtttgtgtattgttaGCCGTTTTGAAGATGGTTATTTGCTCACTTGTGATTGAAACAAGACACCAAAGTCAAAGAGCCACCATCATCAGTTTAACGAGTTCTGGCAGCAGAGCCACCATCATCAGTTTAACGAGTTCTGGCAACAGAGCCACCATCATCAGTTTAACTAGTTCTGGCAACAGAGCCACCATCATCAGTTTAACTAGTTCTGGCAACAGAGCCACCATCATCAGTTTAACTAGTTCTGGCAACAGAGCCACCATCATCAGTTTAACAAGTTCTGGCAACAGAGCCACCATCTTCAGTTTAACAAGTTCTGGCAACAGCACTGCAAAAAAAGCAAAGCATCTGGTGGAACCCATGACAAGTGGACATGAGTGATGAAGGTGATACGCAAGAGCAGTtaattgtgtgtggatgtgtaaccCTTCATACTGTATATTTGTGGAACTTTTACTTCAAAAAGACAAGTTCCTTTCTTAACAGTAAAGGTAAAATGCAGCATCTTTTTTTAAGTGCTGGGAAAAAGATCTCTTTTATAAAAGTCCTTGGGAGAGAAAATTTTATTCATGCAAGTCCTGAGAAGTAAATCACATttcaaaaaagaaacagaggtTACATTCTCCTTCAGTTTATGTGCAGAGCGCACACCGCTTTCCTTTCACACAAACTgacatcaaaa
Coding sequences within it:
- the LOC143283969 gene encoding uncharacterized protein LOC143283969: MAAVLRSEFSHLLRLTATQQPVFVRWKKKPPEWRDPADLSWAAPLLEKMKQQQQQKSMEQPPAMLHMVSRVRSTYGRPHWEKKTLKSLGLDKVKKYEPVVHKNTPQVNKKLESVKHLVKIVPVTFPHGLPSDESDFHHCLLHADGQLEVKKTLHPLEKCVTEGEEDKKKLWEMDEETVEKVTRKVLNDFSLSREYFPAKYVYKYNQDGKEHRYTGNHNIGGDRDWY